A genome region from Ctenopharyngodon idella isolate HZGC_01 chromosome 5, HZGC01, whole genome shotgun sequence includes the following:
- the si:ch211-114c12.2 gene encoding basic salivary proline-rich protein 1 isoform X2, with translation MVRPHSGSPRSKHRPFSDNYSSMNHEGRYGPPSRSQRGFRGPPGKASPSWRDNSSGPQSYPKRPSLMGERRERPHGQWMQNQDHFHPYPSSQDSQRGRRRPSPPRSSRPPPVQHRQSPHGPIHGPPSHRAPLFHGNHPSHTSPSRHFHGPPSERRVPSPHSSFRGPQRRPSPQEHDRSWCPAPRDRPFGRPALGGHHWNGPGGYPHPPGGDLRLSGPPQRKPREFHGRSSYPERWSAERDQRGPHGDVGRESRRPSMEWAHGGGGSPQSRPPYRSPARRPGPPPSGSSFRPYPPLRPQERPIGRPFKRKSQEFRRPPSSSGFEHGPPKRFRRELSVRPLPLRGFRGRGLSLNDKSRLLKARKFRAESVARFKLPPPRISDRVQKHKPQTAPKNGKDSSGVPPRKIPLKKMPSSRESSPSTVSKTAEPERESETKMESRRSVSAHRYGITPHTVAMGA, from the exons atggTGAGACCACACTCAGGATCTCCTCGTTCCAAACACAG GCCCTTCTCTGACAACTACAGCAGCATGAATCACGAAGGACGATATGGCCCCCCTTCAAGAAGCCAGAGGGGTTTCAGAGGACCTCCCGGAAAAGCCTCACCAAGTTGGAGAGATAACAGTAGTGGACCACAGTCATACCCCAAAAGGCCCTCGCTCATGGGTGAACGCAGAGAACGACCACACGGACAGTGGATGCAGAACCAGGATCACTTCCATCCCTATCCCAGCTCACAGGATTCACAGCGGGGCCGCAGGAGGCCTTCTCCACCCCGCTCAAGCCGCCCTCCCCCAGTCCAGCACAGGCAGTCCCCACATGGTCCTATACATGGACCGCCTAGCCACAGAGCACCACTCTTCCATGGAAATCACCCTAGCCACACATCTCCATCTCGCCATTTCCATGGCCCTCCATCAGAAAGGCGGGTTCCTTCACCACATAGTTCCTTCAGGGGTCCCCAGCGACGCCCAAGCCCTCAGGAGCATGACAGGAGCTGGTGCCCTGCACCTCGTGACAGGCCCTTTGGCCGACCGGCACTTGGTGGGCACCACTGGAATGGCCCAGGAGGTTATCCTCACCCCCCTGGTGGGGATTTGCGGCTCTCCGGCCCACCCCAAAGGAAACCCAGAGAGTTTCATGGAAGGAGTTCATATCCAGAGAG GTGGTCTGCAGAGAGAGATCAACGTGGGCCGCATGGAGATGTTGGAAGAGAGTCCCGGCGCCCCAGCATGGAATGGGCACACGGAGGAGGGGGTAGTCCACAGTCTCGGCCCCCTTACAGATCACCGGCACGAAGACCAGGCCCACCCCCATCTGGCTCATCATTCAGACCTTATCCACCTCTGCGACCTCAGGAAAGGCCCATTGGTCGGCCATTCAAGAGGAAGAGTCAAGAGTTCAGGCGTCCGCCGTCATCAAGTGGTTTTGAGCACGGGCCACCGAAGCGTTTCCGCAGAGAATTATCAGTGAGACCTCTTCCTCTCAGGGGCTTCCGAGGTCGTGGTTTGTCCCTCAACGATAAAAGTCGACTGCTAAAGGCACGGAAGTTTAGAGCAGAGTCAGTGGCCCGGTTCAAACTGCCCCCACCAAGAATCTCGGACCGAGTCCAGAAACACAAGCCTCAGACAGCACCAAAGAATGGCAAAGATTCTTCAGGAGTGCCACCACGCAAGATACCACTCAAAAAGATGCCGTCATCCAGAGAGTCATCCCCCAGCACAGTCTCCAAGACCGCAGAGCCTGAGAGGGAATCCGAAACAAAGATGGAATCCCGTCGCTCTGTGAGCGCACACAGGTATGGTATCACCCCTCACACTGTGGCAATGGGCGCGTGA
- the capga gene encoding capping protein (actin filament), gelsolin-like a isoform X2, producing MNRVLVPCSPLNWTASWEESQYNIDRCKAMSHQSSWDSSLKESATSVCPNNAALWTHWFLHLSQEGGVESGFKSARSRTGPVTHLYQVKGKKNIRAREVELSWGSFNKGDCFILDLGQTIVAWSGSKANMFERQKVREIAMLIRDTERNGKAHIIDVTEGEETLEMVQALGPIPALKDSSTEEDTEADISNSASLYKVSNATGQMTLTKLCEKGPFAQELLQKDDCFILDNGSNGKIYIWKGNGANFDEKRVALKVADEFITEMNYPRMRTQVEILPQGRESVLFKQFFKSWS from the exons ATGAACAGGGTGCTTGTGCCATGCTCGCCACTCAACTGGACAGCTTCTTGGGAGGAGAGCCAGTACAACATCGACAGGTGCAAGGCTATGAGTCACCAGAGTTCATGGGACTCTTCCCTAAAGGAGTCAGCTACAAG TGTATGTCCAAATAATGCGGCACTATGGACTCACTGGTTTCTCCATCTGTCTCAGGAGGGTGGGGTGGAGTCTGGATTCAAGAGTGCCAGGTCTAGGACTGGCCCTGTTACACATCTGTACCAAGTCAAAGGAAAGAAAAACATCCGCGCAAGAGAGGTGGAGCTTAGCTGGGGGAGCTTCAACAAGGGCGACTGTTTCATACTGGACCTGGGACAA ACTATAGTCGCATGGAGCGGTTCCAAAGCCAACATGTTTGAGCGACAGAAGGTTCGTGAGATAGCAATGCTGATCAGAGACACAGAGAGGAATGGCAAAGCTCACATCATTGATGTAACAGAGGGAGAGGAAACACTGGAGATGGTTCAG GCACTTGGTCCAATCCCAGCTCTGAAAGACAGCTCAACAGAGGAAGACACTGAAGCAGATATCTCTAATTCTGCTTCCCTTTACAAG GTCTCTAACGCAACAGGCCAAATGACCTTAACAAAACTGTGTGAGAAAGGACCTTTCGCTCAAGAGCTGCTGCAGAAAGATGACTGCTTCATATTGGACAATGGATCTAATGGGAAGATCTACATTTGGAAAG GAAATGGAGCCAATTTCGATGAGAAGAGAGTTGCCTTGAAGGTGGCAGATGAGTTTATTACAGAAATGAACTATCCCAGAATGAGAACTCAG GTGGAAATTCTCCCTCAGGGTCGTGAATCTGTCCTCTTCAAACAGTTCTTCAAGAGCTGGAGTTAA
- the si:ch211-114c12.2 gene encoding serine/arginine repetitive matrix protein 1 isoform X3, which yields MEWAHGGGGSPQSRPPYRSPARRPGPPPSGSSFRPYPPLRPQERPIGRPFKRKSQEFRRPPSSSGFEHGPPKRFRRELSVRPLPLRGFRGRGLSLNDKSRLLKARKFRAESVARFKLPPPRISDRVQKHKPQTAPKNGKDSSGVPPRKIPLKKMPSSRESSPSTVSKTAEPERESETKMESRRSVSAHSSSPIDRRLSRDLVVVSHWEAGHKPSTSSKNNAPWRNKAPKNKSEESESHGNLTLNERFTKLQSPTSSSQEQKERRSSGSPEKTLRKPASFQRPNFRSTVGVKRGPAPDGVLRKPLMGSLIPRPPFNQKPVFKKSQSIMSKYKNLQTLRHKVPHQRQATSYRRW from the exons ATGGAATGGGCACACGGAGGAGGGGGTAGTCCACAGTCTCGGCCCCCTTACAGATCACCGGCACGAAGACCAGGCCCACCCCCATCTGGCTCATCATTCAGACCTTATCCACCTCTGCGACCTCAGGAAAGGCCCATTGGTCGGCCATTCAAGAGGAAGAGTCAAGAGTTCAGGCGTCCGCCGTCATCAAGTGGTTTTGAGCACGGGCCACCGAAGCGTTTCCGCAGAGAATTATCAGTGAGACCTCTTCCTCTCAGGGGCTTCCGAGGTCGTGGTTTGTCCCTCAACGATAAAAGTCGACTGCTAAAGGCACGGAAGTTTAGAGCAGAGTCAGTGGCCCGGTTCAAACTGCCCCCACCAAGAATCTCGGACCGAGTCCAGAAACACAAGCCTCAGACAGCACCAAAGAATGGCAAAGATTCTTCAGGAGTGCCACCACGCAAGATACCACTCAAAAAGATGCCGTCATCCAGAGAGTCATCCCCCAGCACAGTCTCCAAGACCGCAGAGCCTGAGAGGGAATCCGAAACAAAGATGGAATCCCGTCGCTCTGTGAGCGCACACAG CTCTTCACCAATAGACAGGCGACTTTCACGTGACCTTGTTGTGGTTTCCCATTGGGAGGCAGGGCACAAACCCAGTACTAGTTCTAAGAACAATGCACCCTGGAGGAATAAGGCACCCAAGAACAAGTCTG AGGAATCAGAATCTCATGGAAATTTAACACTGAATGAACGCTTCACCAAACTACAGAGTCCTACAAGTTCTTCACAGGAACAAAAAGAAAGACG gtccTCTGGAAGTCCAGAAAAAACCCTGAGGAAGCCTGCTTCATTTCAG AGGCCTAATTTCCGGTCAACTGTTGGAGTAAAGAGGGGACCAGCTCCTGATGGAGTTCTCAGGAAACCCTTAATG GGCTCTTTAATCCCAAGACCACCCTTCAATCAGAAGCCTGTCTTCAAAAAGAGTCAAAGTATCATGTCAAAGTACAAGAACTTGCAGACGTTGCGGCATAAAGTACCCCACCAGCGTCAAGCCACTAGCTATCGTCGGTGGTGA
- the capga gene encoding capping protein (actin filament), gelsolin-like a isoform X1 — MLNLRAAQNQFTHEVREPGLWVWRVEKMKAVLLDPSQRGIFYNGDAYIVLSNRGKEGSDLHMWMGEKSSRDEQGACAMLATQLDSFLGGEPVQHRQVQGYESPEFMGLFPKGVSYKEGGVESGFKSARSRTGPVTHLYQVKGKKNIRAREVELSWGSFNKGDCFILDLGQTIVAWSGSKANMFERQKVREIAMLIRDTERNGKAHIIDVTEGEETLEMVQALGPIPALKDSSTEEDTEADISNSASLYKVSNATGQMTLTKLCEKGPFAQELLQKDDCFILDNGSNGKIYIWKGNGANFDEKRVALKVADEFITEMNYPRMRTQVEILPQGRESVLFKQFFKSWS; from the exons ATGCTTAATCTGCGTGCAGCACAGAACCAATTTACCCATGAAGTCCGAGAGCCAGGGCTGTGGGTCTGGAGGGTGGAGAAGATGAAGGCTGTGCTCCTTGACCCATCGCAGAGGGGAATCTTCTACAACGGAGATGCGTACATTGTGCTCAGCAACCGTGGAAAGGAAGGAAGTGACCTGCACATGTGGATGG GTGAGAAGTCATCCCGGGATGAACAGGGTGCTTGTGCCATGCTCGCCACTCAACTGGACAGCTTCTTGGGAGGAGAGCCAGTACAACATCGACAGGTGCAAGGCTATGAGTCACCAGAGTTCATGGGACTCTTCCCTAAAGGAGTCAGCTACAAG GAGGGTGGGGTGGAGTCTGGATTCAAGAGTGCCAGGTCTAGGACTGGCCCTGTTACACATCTGTACCAAGTCAAAGGAAAGAAAAACATCCGCGCAAGAGAGGTGGAGCTTAGCTGGGGGAGCTTCAACAAGGGCGACTGTTTCATACTGGACCTGGGACAA ACTATAGTCGCATGGAGCGGTTCCAAAGCCAACATGTTTGAGCGACAGAAGGTTCGTGAGATAGCAATGCTGATCAGAGACACAGAGAGGAATGGCAAAGCTCACATCATTGATGTAACAGAGGGAGAGGAAACACTGGAGATGGTTCAG GCACTTGGTCCAATCCCAGCTCTGAAAGACAGCTCAACAGAGGAAGACACTGAAGCAGATATCTCTAATTCTGCTTCCCTTTACAAG GTCTCTAACGCAACAGGCCAAATGACCTTAACAAAACTGTGTGAGAAAGGACCTTTCGCTCAAGAGCTGCTGCAGAAAGATGACTGCTTCATATTGGACAATGGATCTAATGGGAAGATCTACATTTGGAAAG GAAATGGAGCCAATTTCGATGAGAAGAGAGTTGCCTTGAAGGTGGCAGATGAGTTTATTACAGAAATGAACTATCCCAGAATGAGAACTCAG GTGGAAATTCTCCCTCAGGGTCGTGAATCTGTCCTCTTCAAACAGTTCTTCAAGAGCTGGAGTTAA
- the si:ch211-114c12.2 gene encoding basic salivary proline-rich protein 2 isoform X1: MVRPHSGSPRSKHRPFSDNYSSMNHEGRYGPPSRSQRGFRGPPGKASPSWRDNSSGPQSYPKRPSLMGERRERPHGQWMQNQDHFHPYPSSQDSQRGRRRPSPPRSSRPPPVQHRQSPHGPIHGPPSHRAPLFHGNHPSHTSPSRHFHGPPSERRVPSPHSSFRGPQRRPSPQEHDRSWCPAPRDRPFGRPALGGHHWNGPGGYPHPPGGDLRLSGPPQRKPREFHGRSSYPERWSAERDQRGPHGDVGRESRRPSMEWAHGGGGSPQSRPPYRSPARRPGPPPSGSSFRPYPPLRPQERPIGRPFKRKSQEFRRPPSSSGFEHGPPKRFRRELSVRPLPLRGFRGRGLSLNDKSRLLKARKFRAESVARFKLPPPRISDRVQKHKPQTAPKNGKDSSGVPPRKIPLKKMPSSRESSPSTVSKTAEPERESETKMESRRSVSAHSSSPIDRRLSRDLVVVSHWEAGHKPSTSSKNNAPWRNKAPKNKSEESESHGNLTLNERFTKLQSPTSSSQEQKERRSSGSPEKTLRKPASFQRPNFRSTVGVKRGPAPDGVLRKPLMGSLIPRPPFNQKPVFKKSQSIMSKYKNLQTLRHKVPHQRQATSYRRW, from the exons atggTGAGACCACACTCAGGATCTCCTCGTTCCAAACACAG GCCCTTCTCTGACAACTACAGCAGCATGAATCACGAAGGACGATATGGCCCCCCTTCAAGAAGCCAGAGGGGTTTCAGAGGACCTCCCGGAAAAGCCTCACCAAGTTGGAGAGATAACAGTAGTGGACCACAGTCATACCCCAAAAGGCCCTCGCTCATGGGTGAACGCAGAGAACGACCACACGGACAGTGGATGCAGAACCAGGATCACTTCCATCCCTATCCCAGCTCACAGGATTCACAGCGGGGCCGCAGGAGGCCTTCTCCACCCCGCTCAAGCCGCCCTCCCCCAGTCCAGCACAGGCAGTCCCCACATGGTCCTATACATGGACCGCCTAGCCACAGAGCACCACTCTTCCATGGAAATCACCCTAGCCACACATCTCCATCTCGCCATTTCCATGGCCCTCCATCAGAAAGGCGGGTTCCTTCACCACATAGTTCCTTCAGGGGTCCCCAGCGACGCCCAAGCCCTCAGGAGCATGACAGGAGCTGGTGCCCTGCACCTCGTGACAGGCCCTTTGGCCGACCGGCACTTGGTGGGCACCACTGGAATGGCCCAGGAGGTTATCCTCACCCCCCTGGTGGGGATTTGCGGCTCTCCGGCCCACCCCAAAGGAAACCCAGAGAGTTTCATGGAAGGAGTTCATATCCAGAGAG GTGGTCTGCAGAGAGAGATCAACGTGGGCCGCATGGAGATGTTGGAAGAGAGTCCCGGCGCCCCAGCATGGAATGGGCACACGGAGGAGGGGGTAGTCCACAGTCTCGGCCCCCTTACAGATCACCGGCACGAAGACCAGGCCCACCCCCATCTGGCTCATCATTCAGACCTTATCCACCTCTGCGACCTCAGGAAAGGCCCATTGGTCGGCCATTCAAGAGGAAGAGTCAAGAGTTCAGGCGTCCGCCGTCATCAAGTGGTTTTGAGCACGGGCCACCGAAGCGTTTCCGCAGAGAATTATCAGTGAGACCTCTTCCTCTCAGGGGCTTCCGAGGTCGTGGTTTGTCCCTCAACGATAAAAGTCGACTGCTAAAGGCACGGAAGTTTAGAGCAGAGTCAGTGGCCCGGTTCAAACTGCCCCCACCAAGAATCTCGGACCGAGTCCAGAAACACAAGCCTCAGACAGCACCAAAGAATGGCAAAGATTCTTCAGGAGTGCCACCACGCAAGATACCACTCAAAAAGATGCCGTCATCCAGAGAGTCATCCCCCAGCACAGTCTCCAAGACCGCAGAGCCTGAGAGGGAATCCGAAACAAAGATGGAATCCCGTCGCTCTGTGAGCGCACACAG CTCTTCACCAATAGACAGGCGACTTTCACGTGACCTTGTTGTGGTTTCCCATTGGGAGGCAGGGCACAAACCCAGTACTAGTTCTAAGAACAATGCACCCTGGAGGAATAAGGCACCCAAGAACAAGTCTG AGGAATCAGAATCTCATGGAAATTTAACACTGAATGAACGCTTCACCAAACTACAGAGTCCTACAAGTTCTTCACAGGAACAAAAAGAAAGACG gtccTCTGGAAGTCCAGAAAAAACCCTGAGGAAGCCTGCTTCATTTCAG AGGCCTAATTTCCGGTCAACTGTTGGAGTAAAGAGGGGACCAGCTCCTGATGGAGTTCTCAGGAAACCCTTAATG GGCTCTTTAATCCCAAGACCACCCTTCAATCAGAAGCCTGTCTTCAAAAAGAGTCAAAGTATCATGTCAAAGTACAAGAACTTGCAGACGTTGCGGCATAAAGTACCCCACCAGCGTCAAGCCACTAGCTATCGTCGGTGGTGA
- the slc25a15b gene encoding solute carrier family 25 member 15b, with amino-acid sequence MAPHPVVQAIIDLSAGAIGGTACVFSGQPLDTAKVKMQTFPTLYRGFVHCFVSTYRQVGLRGLYQGTTPALMANIAENSVLFMCYGFCQEVVRYITGQEKGAVLSDMQKAYAGSVASIFSSLVLCPTELVKCRLQAMHEMATSGKISKSQNTVWSVIKSIMHNEGPAGFFQGLTPTIAREVPGYFCFFGAYELCRSLFAEYMQCGKDDIGVAPIVFSGGLGGACLWLVVYPMDCVKSRIQVMSMTSRQSGFFKTFMHIFRTEGVRALYSGLTPTMIRTFPANGALFLGYEASRKIMMAQFDS; translated from the exons ATGGCACCACATCCGGTGGTTCAGGCAATAATAGACCTCTCTGCTGGAGCTATAG GGGGCACAGCTTGTGTATTTAGTGGTCAACCTTTGGACACGGCTAAGGTGAAAATGCAGACATTCCCCACTTTGTACAGAGGCTTTGTGCACTGCTTTGTTTCAACATACAGACAGGTGGGCCTTCGAGGGCTGTATCAAGGTACCACGCCAGCCCTCATGGCCAACATCGCGGAGAACTCTGTGCTCTTCATGTGCTATGGCTTTTGCCAGGAGGTGGTGCGCTACATCACTGGTCAGGAGAAAGGGGCTGTGCTCAG TGACATGCAGAAAGCGTACGCAGGCTCTGTGGCCTCTATTTTCTCCTCTCTGGTCTTATGTCCCACTGAGCTGGTGAAGTGCAGACTGCAGGCTATGCATGAGATGGCCACCTCCGGCAAGATCAGCAAAAGTCAGAA CACAGTTTGGTCGGTGATAAAGTCCATTATGCATAATGAGGGTCCTGCAGGGTTCTTCCAAGGTTTAACCCCCACAATTGCCCGTGAGGTGCCAGGATATTTCTGTTTCTTTGGAGCATACGAGCTCTGTCGCTCTCTCTTTGCAGAGTACATGCAGTGCGGCAAGGATGACATAG GTGTAGCTCCCATTGTGTTCAGTGGAGGTTTGGGAGGAGCTTGTCTCTGGCTTGTGGTTTACCCAATGGACTGTGTTAAATCCAGGATACAGGTCATGTCAATGACAAGCAGGCAGTCTGGCTTCTTTAAGACTTTCATGCATATCTTCAGAACAGAAG GTGTAAGGGCTCTATATTCTGGTTTGACTCCCACAATGATCCGTACGTTTCCGGCCAACGGTGCTTTGTTTTTAGGTTATGAAGCCAGCCGCAAAATCATGATGGCACAGTTTGACAGCTGA
- the tm4sf21a gene encoding transmembrane 4 L6 family member 4 has product MCTGKCALCVGTSLYPLAVISVICNIMLFFPGWDVKYAQNGQITEEVKYMGGLIGGGIMVLIPAFHIHLTGKQGCCANRCGMFLSILFAAVGVAGALYSFVVAMMGLINGPYCKYLLVIWGTPFKERNESYLKDRGTWETCTEPKNVVEFNVGLFSTLLVTSAVQLVLCAVQMINGLFGCLCGTCKQEKGPL; this is encoded by the exons TGCGTTGGGACAAGTCTGTACCCACTGGCGGTCATCTCCGTAATCTGTaatattatgttgttttttcctGGCTGGGATGTAAAGTACGCACAGAACGGACAAATTACAGAGGAGGTCAAATACATGGGAGGACTGATTGGAGGGGGGATAATG GTGTTGATTCCAGCATTTCACATTCACCTGACTGGAAAACAGGGTTGCTGTGCTAATCGCTGTGGG ATGTTCCTGTCCATTTTATTTGCAGCAGTGGGTGTAGCTGGCGCCCTTTATAGTTTCGTAGTGGCAATGATGGGTCTAATCAATGGAccatactgtaaatatttactTGTTATATGGGGAACTCCCTTTAAAGAGAG AAACGAGAGTTACCTTAAAGACCGTGGCACGTGGGAAACTTGCACTGAGCCAAAGAATGTGGTGGAGTTTAATGTGGGTCTGTTCTCAACATTGCTGGTGACCAGTGCCGTGCAGCTCGTCCTCTGTGCCGTGCAGATGATCAACGGCCTCTTCGGCTGCCTCTGTGGAACCTGCAAACAAGAGAAAGGG CCACTGTAA
- the mrps31 gene encoding 28S ribosomal protein S31, mitochondrial, whose product MYRRLIHICQVRNGLIHTQNTRLPSTKCKERESFVPVIWATGRASQRPLGTSSISFSENKESSTSLSEDNKKRPEENDSSAEVNSDGQKNTKINEGNEISNAMLTSQLETEPVVQPEDSKKFDKTKTGKESLLELLGAMKVEVTTVRKIRPPKIPRINERPDPQPMESAHSMFQHATAEGSQQRETLNPTLVAAASAAASTLPNSRQAESELLQQLRKHEAIPETQRRADGQNIGDIIADMKVGKRQNGRSNARPSSQIRFDDDGQGYTQDRGITGELDAVRTRKSPFTSKRLNIFTAGAEQDSLSDLGPTLWDINLANQIVQTTNQMPRNGFEEMIQWTKEGKLWQYPINNEAGLEEEANVPFHEHVFLEKHLESFPRQGPVRHFMELVITGLTKNHHLTVQQKQEHIAWFRDYFQQKDNVLKEAEA is encoded by the exons ATGTACAGAAGATTAATACATATATGTCAGGTCCGAAATGGattaattcatacgcagaatacaCGACTACCATCCACAAAATGTAAAGAGAGGGAGAGTTTTGTTCCTGTTATCTG ggcCACAGGTAGAGCAAGCCAGAGGCCATTAGGAACCAGTAGCATCTCTTTTAGTGAAAATAAAGAGAGCTCCACATCCCTGTCAGAAGACAATAAAAAGAGACCAGAAGAGAATGATTCTAGTGCTGAAGTTAACAGTGATGGACAGAAGAACACAAAAATTAATGAGGgcaatgaaatttcaaatgCAATGTTGACATCACAGTTAGAGACTGAACCTGTGGTTCAACCTGAGGACAGCAAAAAGTTTGACAAGACAAAAACTGGGAAGGAGAGTCTTTTGGAGTTGCTGGGGGCAATGAAGGTGGAGGTCACAACCGTACGTAAAATAAGACCCCCAAAGATCCCAAGAATCAATGAGAGGCCCGACCCACAGCCCATGGAAAGCGCACACAGCATGTTCCAGCATGCCACAGCTGAGGGTTCACAACAGCG TGAGACTTTGAATCCAACGCTGGTTGCTGCAGCCTCTGCCGCTGCATCTACACTGCCAAACAGCCGTCAGGCGGAGTCAGAGCTCCTTCAGCAGCTGAGGAAACATGAAGCCATACCTGAGACCCAGAGGAGAGCTGACGGACAGAACATTGG agaCATAATTGCTGATATGAAAGTTGGAAAAAGGCAGAATGGCAGATCAAATGCCAGGCCTAGCAGCCAGATCCGTTTTGACGATGACGGACAGGGATATACTCAAGACAGAGGTATTACTGGTGAACTTGATGCAGTTCgtacaag GAAGAGTCCTTTCACTAGTAAGAGGCTGAACATCTTCACTGCAGGTGCGGAGCAAGACTCGTTGTCAGATCTGG GCCCCACCCTTTGGGACATTAATCTAGCTAATCAAATTGTCCAAACAACAAATCAGATGCCTCGGAATGGCTTTGAGGAGATGATCCAGTGGACCAAAGAGGGCAAACTTTGGCAATATCCAATCAACAATGAGGCTG GGCTGGAGGAGGAGGCAAATGTGCCCTTCCATGAGCATGTGTTTTTGGAGAAGCACCTTGAATCGTTTCCCCGGCAGGGTCCAGTCAGGCATTTCATGGAGCTTGTAATTACAGGCCTCACAAAGAATCACCACCTTACGGTTCAGCAGAAACAGGAGCATATCGCCTGGTTCAGAGACTACTTCCAGCAGAAAGACAATGTCCTGAAAGAGGCTGAGGCTTAA